One segment of Pseudobythopirellula maris DNA contains the following:
- the purM gene encoding phosphoribosylformylglycinamidine cyclo-ligase yields the protein MAKATYKDAGVDLDVYQQSMSRLPRLMRRTHTPRVMPLEGGFAGLFQLDFAGKLFARNYRNPVMVACTDGVGTKLKVAQLAGRHDTVGIDLVAMCANDALCCGAEPLFFLDYVAMGRDDPDRLEQIVAGISEGCVQADSALIGGETAIMPDLYGVDDYDLAGFSVGVVERDRLIDGSKIGPGDVVLGVESSGLHSNGFSLARKVVFELAGLTGDDTVEECGGATVADLLLEPTRIYVRPMAKLLAHYRRKQVVHGVAHITGGGLRENLERILPPGAKLRLDDDSWPVPPVFRWIQRLGDVEPAEMARVFNMGLGLALVVSEHFADSLGKQLADQGLASWQVGRIEQR from the coding sequence ATGGCGAAGGCCACCTACAAGGACGCCGGCGTCGACTTGGACGTCTACCAGCAGTCGATGTCGCGGCTTCCCCGGCTGATGCGCCGCACCCACACGCCGCGCGTCATGCCCCTGGAGGGCGGGTTCGCCGGGTTGTTCCAGCTCGACTTTGCGGGAAAACTCTTCGCGAGGAATTACCGCAATCCGGTCATGGTGGCCTGCACCGACGGGGTCGGCACCAAGCTGAAGGTCGCCCAGCTGGCCGGCCGGCACGACACGGTGGGGATCGACCTGGTGGCGATGTGCGCCAACGACGCCCTCTGCTGCGGCGCCGAACCGCTCTTTTTTCTCGACTACGTGGCGATGGGCCGCGACGATCCCGACCGGCTCGAACAGATCGTCGCCGGCATTTCCGAAGGGTGCGTGCAGGCCGATTCGGCGCTCATCGGCGGTGAGACCGCCATCATGCCCGACCTGTACGGCGTGGACGACTACGACCTCGCCGGTTTCTCCGTCGGCGTGGTGGAACGCGATCGGCTGATCGACGGCTCGAAGATCGGCCCCGGCGACGTGGTCCTCGGCGTCGAATCGAGCGGCCTGCACTCGAACGGCTTTAGCCTGGCGCGGAAGGTCGTGTTCGAACTTGCTGGGCTCACGGGCGACGACACGGTCGAGGAGTGCGGCGGCGCCACGGTGGCCGATCTCCTGCTCGAGCCCACCCGGATCTACGTGCGGCCGATGGCCAAATTGCTCGCCCACTACCGCCGCAAGCAGGTGGTGCACGGCGTGGCGCACATCACGGGCGGTGGGTTGCGGGAGAACCTGGAGCGGATCTTGCCGCCCGGCGCCAAGCTGCGGCTCGACGACGACAGCTGGCCCGTGCCGCCGGTGTTCCGCTGGATCCAGCGCCTCGGCGACGTGGAGCCCGCCGAGATGGCCCGCGTGTTCAACATGGGCCTGGGGCTCGCGCTGGTGGTGAGCGAGCACTTCGCCGACAGCCTGGGCAAACAGCTTGCGGACCAGGGCCTCGCCAGCTGGCAAGTCGGACGCATCGAGCAGCGATAA